From Sphingomonas bisphenolicum, one genomic window encodes:
- a CDS encoding class I SAM-dependent methyltransferase, whose amino-acid sequence MASIPLKKNKNKAGAGKAGSFFSQWGMFFRQFVKHPGMIGSVIPSSATLVDRMLDQVDWQGTRLFVEYGPGVGTFTRSILDRLPADATLLAIDLNLDFVAYLEAEIDDPRLRVVHGSAADVRRFIKEAGHYQADYVLSGIPFSTLPEGVGEAICAETRSALRPGGAFLIYQYSRYVLRLLNPLFGDVSDALEWRNIPPCRMIRAVRQEALAQAA is encoded by the coding sequence ATGGCCTCCATTCCATTGAAGAAGAACAAGAATAAGGCCGGTGCGGGCAAGGCCGGATCATTTTTCAGCCAATGGGGCATGTTCTTCCGCCAGTTCGTCAAGCATCCCGGCATGATCGGTTCGGTCATTCCCTCCTCCGCGACGCTGGTGGACCGGATGCTGGACCAGGTCGATTGGCAGGGGACGCGGCTGTTCGTGGAATATGGCCCCGGCGTCGGCACCTTCACCCGCTCGATCCTGGACCGGCTGCCGGCGGACGCGACGCTGCTGGCGATCGACCTCAATCTCGATTTCGTCGCCTATCTGGAGGCGGAAATAGACGATCCGCGGCTGCGCGTGGTCCATGGATCGGCCGCCGATGTGCGACGCTTCATCAAGGAAGCGGGGCATTATCAGGCCGATTATGTCCTGTCGGGCATTCCCTTCTCGACCCTGCCCGAAGGCGTGGGCGAGGCGATCTGCGCGGAAACGCGCAGCGCGCTGCGGCCGGGCGGGGCATTCCTGATCTACCAATATTCGCGCTATGTGCTGCGTCTGCTCAACCCGCTGTTCGGCGATGTCAGCGATGCGCTGGAATGGCGCAACATCCCGCCCTGCCGGATGATTCGCGCGGTCCGGCAGGAGGCTTTGGCCCAGGCTGCCTGA
- a CDS encoding helix-turn-helix transcriptional regulator has protein sequence MATRAEGSDPWAELFLSAALEPDKWPDAIKAMAVATGSGHGQLIGFGPGASSFNWISDIDTSIIPIGAAIDQSAPDLNFRVAADRLPDRPAIVHEAHYDMARQSLRSQDYLDMCSDFDIFDGCQARLVASNDQMVGLALLRNRRDGRTSQDQRDLFGHIAGHAQAAVRLQQAIEQQGFALLSGTFESMDRACWLLDATGRVGGMTPRAEALLSSSRIRVSDGWLASERADETRAIGRAMRAVIDPPGRPADPVALADDAGGVAIMLEFHPLPARPWALPFAPRAIVIARVGAQTERHIQALTRTFRLTPAEADIAIRLSAGQSRKDIASARDVSVETLKVQLRSIYDKTGCNRESQLVRIVGLISH, from the coding sequence ATGGCGACGCGCGCCGAAGGTAGCGATCCGTGGGCGGAGCTGTTCCTGTCCGCGGCGCTGGAACCGGATAAATGGCCGGATGCGATCAAGGCGATGGCCGTCGCGACCGGATCGGGGCATGGGCAGTTGATCGGCTTTGGTCCGGGGGCGTCCAGCTTCAACTGGATCAGCGACATCGACACCAGCATCATCCCCATCGGGGCGGCCATCGACCAGTCCGCGCCCGACCTCAATTTCCGGGTCGCGGCGGACCGGCTGCCCGATCGCCCGGCGATCGTCCACGAAGCCCATTATGACATGGCGCGTCAGTCGCTGCGATCGCAAGATTATCTCGACATGTGTTCGGATTTCGACATTTTCGACGGTTGCCAGGCCCGATTGGTGGCGAGCAACGACCAGATGGTTGGGCTGGCGCTGCTGCGCAACCGTAGGGATGGACGGACGAGCCAGGATCAGCGGGATCTGTTCGGCCATATTGCGGGCCATGCGCAGGCCGCTGTCCGTTTGCAGCAGGCGATCGAGCAGCAGGGTTTCGCCCTGTTGTCCGGCACGTTCGAGTCGATGGACCGGGCCTGCTGGCTGCTCGACGCGACCGGGCGGGTCGGCGGCATGACGCCGCGCGCCGAAGCCCTGCTCTCGTCCAGCCGGATCCGGGTCAGCGACGGCTGGCTGGCCAGCGAACGCGCGGACGAAACCCGCGCCATCGGGCGGGCGATGCGCGCCGTGATCGACCCGCCGGGCCGACCCGCCGATCCGGTCGCGCTGGCGGACGACGCTGGCGGCGTCGCGATCATGCTGGAATTTCATCCGCTCCCCGCGCGGCCCTGGGCGCTGCCCTTCGCCCCGCGCGCCATCGTCATCGCCCGGGTCGGTGCGCAGACCGAGCGTCATATCCAGGCGCTGACGCGCACCTTCCGCCTGACCCCGGCCGAGGCCGATATCGCCATTCGCCTGTCGGCGGGCCAATCGCGCAAGGATATCGCGTCGGCGCGCGACGTGTCGGTGGAAACGCTCAAGGTGCAGTTGCGCAGCATCTACGACAAGACCGGCTGCAACCGGGAATCGCAACTGGTGCGCATCGTCGGCCTGATCAGCCACTGA
- a CDS encoding glutamate-5-semialdehyde dehydrogenase, whose product MNDLTQTPEMLIATMGARARRAAATIAQASDAQKADALRRAAQALRDQAPAIIAANARDMENAVANGLSPALLDRLKLNAERVAATADGVDQVAALANPLGSVIDTVVRPNGLELSRVRVPLGVIGIIYESRPNVTADAAALCLRAGNAVILRGGSEAKESNRAIHAAIVEGIGAAGLPADVVQLVPTTDRAAVGALLKASEFVDLIVPRGGKSLVARVQEEARVPVLAHLDGINHSYVDGAADPAMAQALVVNAKMRRTGVCGATETVLIDRAYGAAAALVTALLDAQCAVRGDGDVQAMDARVTAAADADWDTEYLDAIVSVRLVDGVDDAIAHIAAHASHHTDAIITEAAATAERFLNAVDSAIVMWNASTQFADGGEFGLGAEIGISTGRLHARGPVALEGLTTYKWIVRGTGQVRP is encoded by the coding sequence ATGAACGACCTGACCCAGACCCCCGAAATGCTGATCGCCACGATGGGCGCACGCGCGCGCCGCGCCGCTGCGACAATCGCGCAGGCGAGCGACGCGCAAAAGGCCGACGCGCTGCGGCGCGCGGCGCAGGCGTTGCGGGACCAGGCGCCGGCGATCATCGCCGCCAATGCCCGCGACATGGAGAATGCGGTCGCGAACGGTCTGTCGCCCGCGCTGCTCGACCGGCTGAAGCTGAATGCGGAGCGCGTCGCCGCCACCGCCGACGGCGTGGACCAGGTCGCGGCGCTCGCCAATCCGCTGGGCAGCGTGATCGACACGGTCGTGCGCCCCAATGGCCTGGAACTCAGCCGTGTGCGCGTGCCGCTGGGCGTGATCGGCATCATCTATGAAAGCCGGCCCAATGTGACGGCGGATGCGGCGGCCCTGTGCCTGCGCGCGGGCAATGCGGTGATCCTGCGCGGCGGCAGCGAGGCGAAGGAAAGCAACCGCGCGATCCACGCCGCCATCGTCGAGGGGATCGGCGCCGCCGGACTGCCCGCCGATGTCGTGCAACTGGTCCCCACGACCGATCGCGCCGCCGTGGGTGCGCTGCTCAAGGCATCGGAATTTGTGGACCTGATCGTACCGCGCGGCGGCAAGAGCCTGGTCGCGCGGGTGCAGGAGGAGGCACGGGTGCCGGTGCTGGCCCATCTCGACGGCATCAACCACAGCTATGTGGACGGCGCGGCCGATCCCGCCATGGCGCAGGCGCTGGTCGTCAACGCCAAGATGCGCCGCACCGGCGTGTGCGGTGCGACCGAAACGGTGCTGATCGACCGCGCCTATGGCGCGGCGGCGGCGCTGGTGACGGCTTTGCTCGACGCCCAGTGCGCAGTGCGCGGCGACGGGGATGTGCAGGCGATGGACGCGCGCGTCACCGCGGCGGCGGATGCGGATTGGGACACCGAATATCTCGATGCGATCGTGTCGGTCCGGCTGGTCGATGGCGTGGACGATGCCATCGCCCATATCGCCGCCCATGCCAGCCACCATACCGATGCGATCATCACGGAGGCCGCGGCGACGGCGGAACGATTCCTCAATGCCGTCGACAGCGCGATCGTGATGTGGAACGCCTCCACCCAGTTTGCCGATGGCGGCGAATTCGGGCTGGGCGCGGAAATCGGCATTTCGACCGGGCGGCTCCATGCGCGCGGGCCGGTGGCGCTGGAAGGGCTGACCACCTATAAGTGGATCGTGCGCGGGACGGGGCAGGTGCGGCCCTGA
- the kdsA gene encoding 3-deoxy-8-phosphooctulonate synthase gives MTNPKHVSAGPITFGNDLPFVLISGPCQIESHDHAMRMADALQHVAAQAGVPFIFKSSFDKANRTSVGGKRGVGIDAGLRILADIKATLGCPVLTDIHGPEQVEAAAQAVDILQIPAFLCRQTDLLLAAGRTGAVINVKKGQFLAPWDMAAVAQKVASTGNERILLTERGASFGYNTLVSDMRALPTMAQTGYPVVFDATHSVQQPGGLGSASGGQREFAPLLARSAVAAGVAAIFAEAHDDPDNAPSDGPVMLPLDWVGPMLAQLKAIDAVVKG, from the coding sequence ATGACCAATCCCAAGCATGTGTCCGCAGGCCCGATCACCTTCGGCAACGACCTGCCCTTCGTCCTGATTTCCGGCCCCTGCCAGATCGAAAGCCACGACCATGCCATGAGAATGGCCGATGCTTTGCAGCATGTTGCGGCTCAGGCTGGCGTCCCTTTCATTTTCAAATCTTCCTTCGATAAAGCGAACCGGACATCGGTAGGTGGCAAGCGCGGCGTCGGCATCGACGCTGGCTTGCGCATATTGGCAGATATAAAGGCGACGTTGGGCTGCCCGGTGCTGACCGACATCCATGGCCCGGAACAGGTCGAAGCCGCCGCGCAGGCAGTCGACATCCTCCAGATTCCCGCCTTCCTCTGCCGCCAGACCGACCTGCTGCTGGCGGCCGGCCGGACCGGCGCCGTCATCAACGTCAAGAAGGGCCAGTTCCTCGCCCCCTGGGATATGGCGGCGGTGGCGCAGAAGGTCGCCTCGACCGGCAATGAGCGCATATTGCTGACCGAGCGCGGCGCCAGCTTCGGCTACAACACCTTGGTCAGCGACATGCGCGCGCTGCCGACCATGGCGCAGACCGGCTATCCGGTCGTGTTCGACGCCACCCATTCGGTGCAGCAGCCCGGCGGCCTTGGGTCCGCGTCTGGCGGCCAGCGCGAGTTCGCGCCCTTGCTGGCGCGCAGCGCCGTGGCGGCCGGCGTCGCGGCGATCTTCGCCGAAGCGCATGACGACCCGGACAATGCGCCGTCGGACGGGCCGGTGATGCTGCCGCTGGACTGGGTGGGGCCGATGCTGGCGCAGCTCAAGGCGATCGACGCGGTGGTGAAGGGGTAA